GGGCAAGTGGTAAGACACATgcttgaacccgggatccatagctttcagggctagtactcagactggggctcgaacccgggacctgTCACTGTTGGTGCTAATTCTCACATCGGAATTTAAGCCGTCGCTTATAGGGTAAGTCCTCAAACCGAGGCttgatctagagacccaaagctttcagCGCTAGTGCTCGTACTGTGATTCGAACCCCGGGACCGTCGAAAACTCCTTATTAGCTATAAGGACTAAGGATGGTTCCCAGGATCGAGCCCCAGTCAGAGCAATCGCCGTTTACAAGAatggtcccgggttcgaatccaaaAACCATGGACCACTCTCTTATAAAGCGAGAGCTTCGGGACTCGAAACCGAGTCCGACGCTtacgttgctagtgctcagaccggggatggatccctgaacccagtcgctaacaATGCAAGTGCTCATACAGGGGCTCaatcccgggatccatagcttacaAGGATAGTTCTCTTCTCAAACCGGCGCTAGAACCCGAACGCACAATAGTACGAGTATAAGGGTACTaactgtgataaaacggtaaagatgaaacggcctGATTGGTTAATCTATGTTGTGGTCCAAACTTAGTACGTTGTTCACACAACCTATTAAGTTGTAAtctcaacttagtaacttgcggccagaagttattaagttgaaggaacaacttactaTGTTGAGACCTCAACTTAATAAAATGGAGGAACAAGCTATTAGTTGTTGCCACAAGTGACTATGTTAAGGCCTcaacaatttatattattttgatcttTGTTTACGTTCATCActgctataaaatgtacatcattgaaTTATTCTAAAAGCAAAAGTTTACCTTACAAATACATGGCTATAtttatactttaatatattaattagcgCGCAAAATGCCGAAGTTACATTTGTTTcagcttcgtcattttgacttTAATCAATTGCGGTTTGTCATTACATCACATGACATTTTTGAGCTGTTGCAATTGGTTAACTAGGTCGTTAGgccaaaaatgtaggttcggtattttaaattgggaccatcgatatatATCTCTATATACATATACTTGACAGAGGGTAATAACTCTGTAAATGTTGACGAGAAAGCAGTTGTCCCTGTACTcaccattttttttctttaagccATCTATCATTATATGAAGTTTAATATGATACCTTCAATGCTTGAAGAGTGATGCTGAACTTATGAAACCGATTTAACAAAAAGACACATGTCAATAACTCAAAAAATACTGTCAATAGAGATATGGTTCTTGCACTCTGCACTGCATTATGCTCCGCACAAGAAGTGGGACCGTCAAGTGATGGATAGAAGGAATTTATGGACAATGCTTTTACCAAATGTCTCATTTCAAGGACGTACACATAAGGAAAATAAGATTACTTGTGTGTGcaatttaacaaaaatcaaaataaacacatgaaaaaaataaGAGAAACGTCAAGGACAAAGAGTAaacaatggtttctggataaaTCAGCACAATAcatgttaataattaaataaatcatttcatTTACCTGTCTATTAATGCAACAAACAATATTTCAAGGTTTGAAAAGCATATTTTCAATGTTTCATGTCCATCTTGATTAGTTGAATTTATAAGCatccatttttatttttgtttactgtCTTATCTGAtttacaagagggcctgaaaggcccaaagtcgctcacctgagattcaaatgaactgacctgttctgtgcagcccaatatgTCATAAGaaccaaatgttcttaccaactttcatgactagtgaacaccctggcagccacgtttttctacagaccaaaaccatttttatacacatccaagatatcatttaaacaaatattctgacaaagtttcaggaagattcatgaagccatataaggataaatgcccagccccctggtggccgtgtttttaaagcaaccaaaaccattttggaactcatccaagatatcattgggacaaatcttctgaccaagtttcatgaagatcgaaaaacaagtgtggcctcaagagtgttaacaaggttttactatagccatataaggaaaaatgccccgccccctggcggacatgtttttcaaccaaccggcacatttttaactcttccaagatattgttgggatgaatcttctgactaagtttaatgaagattggacaataaatgtggcctctagtgttaacaagattttactatagccatatttagccatataagaaaaaatgccccgccccttggcagtcatgtttttcaagcaaatgtaaccattttcaaactcatccaagatattattaagaccaattttctgaccaaattttatgaagattgaacaataaatgtggcctctagagtgagaacgccgcacgacggacaaaaggtgatcacaaatgctcaccatgagcacattgtgcctaggtgagctaaaaaagactATATTTTGAGAACAAATGCATACAGCTGGACGCATATATCTTTAATTTAGGTGGAATATCCAGTAAAAATTCTTACGGGGAAAATTCAAAATTATCACTCTCCTCTTTTACAAATATCGCTGATTAATTTCATACTTTAACTTGAATACGTACATACACCAATTAAACAACCTTAAGTTTTAGTCTATTACAGAAAATGTAATAGACGATGTTTTCCACAATTTCTCattttttatatcaacattttatattgacaGAAATGTTTCCCAAcaaacaatttttgtttatttgaaaaccATTTAAATAACCCTTGGCTGTTAAGTTATGATTTGCTAACAAGTTATACAGCCTAAAAAAAGAGCACTGATGGCCCTAATGGCTCACCTGAGTTCACAtacaccaattgttgaagacttgacaTGTTGATATAGTTTTGGACCCCACTTGACCAAGATTCAAATGCAAGTTATAatgggtataaaacggcgaaaaatacttgTCTTGGCATAAACGTTGTCATTCATCTTGACTATCGTGTGATTATCCCCTCTGAGTAATTTGTTGTTGGAAACAAATGACGGCGACTAAGATAATAGCTCATTGTTTACTAAATTAAGATAAACACCTTTTAAACGATAGAAACTGCTGTACCATTGTGTTACCAGTAATTAACACTCAGTTGTTTTAACACGCCAAATGgcacttttgtaaaaaaaagagaaGATAAATCTGTTTTTATTCATAGCACTTATAACTTATCCAGGATAATAGCAGTAAGCATGACAAGTGTATATTTCTGAACAAAATCAGATCCACCAGAGGGCGTATCTTATATCAGTGGTAAATTAAACCTAAATGGGCTATATTTTGATGACTGTAAAGATGTAAGCCTAAAGTAGTTTAAATGTCAAAGAAATGCTTATAGCTATTgtaacattttattgaatttcagAGCTAGgttcttttcaaacaaaatgttgtAGTATAAGGACTCTAATACACCATCAACGACATCCAAATGAAAAGTacacattaaaataacattagtttaatttTAAACAAGGACAAACAGAGactattcaaataaaacaaatattaatacatcaaaatacatattaaacataaTTCCGCCACATGTATTACTATATATTGATTATAACATTTGTCTCGTTACAACCATTTGTTAAGTACAAAACAACACCTAAGGCTAATCTTAAACAAAAGTGTGTTTTCTATTTGCCTACCCAGGGTTGCAGGTTATGGGTACATGTGTAGATGTACGCAAGTTTTTTTATGTATAGGAGATTCCGTGTTTAACATGTGTAGGTGTTAAACAGTCTTTGCTAATTTACTCTCAAAACTATATTTGAACttcattaataaattaccaaTGTTTATCTTTTCTATTAAAGCAATATTACAGTATCTTGTCAGTTTCTAAATTTCTTCTACAAGACTATGGCTGTATTCTAAGAATTTTCAGGCACTGAAATACAGCTGTTATGTCAGATATAACCACTGTTCTCATAACTGCTATATTTGTATACAGCATATTACATGACATTTGGACAGCTTTGATTAAAGAAGTGGTCTTTGAACTGATTGTTCAGTAATATCAAACGTCGTCATTTCAATAGATtatcttttttgtgtttgtttcgcTACAGACAAAATCAGTTAAATTAAATAGTGTTATGTGACGAGAGCCTTTAGAGTGTCTATgttattatttcatattttatatagcCTATTAATGACATTTAGACCCTCTTTGGTCTTAAGACGTGGTCTTTATGAAACGATTGTAAATTAGAATCACACGTcatcatttcaatatatttttgttttgcgtGTTTATTGCGCTACAGACAAAAAAcagtttcataaaatattgttatgtgaTCAGAGCCTTTAGGATGCCTGTATTATCGTTTCATGTAGGATGAAAACAAAGATTAATGCTCATGCTAATGTTAAATTCATGAGCcttaattaacatgtattttagtaCAGCTAACTGTAAGATGGCTTAATATACGACAAACAATTCTACTTTTCTATAAGTCTCAAGAATGTTCTATTACTCTCAAACATGGTTATACTGCTATTTAAATACTAGTATCATACGCATGGGCCTCATGAACCCATTGTGGTTACTTTGTGTTACTACAgggtattattattataagaactGTCATATGAAGACCTAATATATGTACAGTACAGTATATTTCGATATATTGTTGTAATTAATTAGCTCCATTACAATTTGacattatttaattacatatatactATCAACAGTTATAAATATAATAGTCTAATATTTAATGACACATGTATGTATTGTTGTACTGAAACGTATTGTTACTTTGTATAATCATAATCTATTTTAATTGTAAACAGTGTATGCTtactttgtccacttgggcttttggtcttcttgatgttttgtttaataaatacatgtaataaattaaagtttATTCTTAAAAAGCGATTTAAGTTTACCCTAAACCTTTTTTCAGATGGGACAATTTCATAGTAGGTGTGGTAGGCATAGGCGAACAAAGATATTTGTATTGTTGGCCTAAGCAATACAAAGGAACTTAAAGAAACTTATCAGCatcaatagtatatatatatttgtcataCATCATTGTTTTCTACATTCTTTAAACAATTAAATCAACTCATttttaaattgaacttaaattaattGTTAGTAAAGATACACTTCCATGATTTAATGTgccgaaaaaaaaagaaataacatgtttaaccgcgtttataataaaacaatttccCCACTGAAATAGCTATTGCAATTCCATAACATTGATTTGATTGTTTTTATCGAGTCCAACAATGATCTGGTGAGTGTTCATGTTGTAGCAGACAGACATTGGGCCGCACATTGTATCTGTCAGTGATACCAGTGTTGCTAGTTTCTTTCTTCCTTCAGTATCCAACTGTATGACATTTTTGGAGCCGAATCCACAAACAAGGACGTGTCCTGATGATGTGACATGAACACCATATGGAGATTGTAATTCAGGTACATCAAATGGAGATAGTAATGCAGGGACAAAGGTGGATATCAGGGTGCCATCTATAGCCAGAGTGATGACCTTGTGCTGCGTGTTGTTGAGCACATAGATCCTGTCCCCAGCAGGACTCACTGCACATTTCCACACTGCAAAAGATGGAACCTGTTAAACACTAGAACTCCGCGAGTTGGTTGTGTCGCATGATGGTCGCAGACGAAACCTTCAACATTCGATAACCAAGAAATTGGCCCACTTCAATAAGTCCgtttaagatcaaggtcaaaaTTAGGTTGGGTGATGCTGGTGTGTACAGGGTGTTGAGatacaacatccatgcaagtatcaaatcTCTGTTGCGAGCGGTATTGATGTATTACAAAACGGTCAATATGGGTTAACCAAGATTTTCGCACGGACGGACCGGACAAACGCTATATGCCTCCCGCATCGTAGATGCCGGTGGCATAAAAAAAATCTAtccaaaaaaatgtttaaagtaaagctCAAGACATAGTAGTAATGAACTCTTTTTGGGTCggggtcgcagatttcgaaatctaaacacggaccctaagttcaaggtcaaagtcacaggggtcaaaacttatGCGCattgaaaggtcttgtccagatacacatgcgtaccaaatatgaaagcaatatctaaagggatacagacgttatgagctttttttgaatcgcggtcgaagatttcgaaaccttaacgcagaccccaagttcaaaatatttatgcgcatggaaaggtgttgtccagatacacatgcgttccaaatatgacagcaatatctgaagggacacagtagtaatgagcctttttcgaatcgcgttcgcagatttcgaaacctgaacgctgacctaaagttcaaggtcacaggggtaacaagagcaccgccttgcgggtgcagaccgctcatctatttattttttaaaaggtgaagggacctatctcaatttcaatcacaaaggagggaggggtggagtggagggggtgtatagtgtgggtttgtggtcatttattacattatcttccaaaaattcaaaaaaaatgctaaaataaatttattttaatttttttcggggggggggggggaggggggattcttgggtgggatggttggacggtatttcaaaaataaaataatacaaaaaaatatttgtgttttttaaccatgtttcaaaaaaataaaaaaaattgtgttttttaaccatgtttcaaaaaaaaaaaattgggggggggggggggttggtttggggggtatagtgttagggtgtggtggtcatttattagatgatctttaaaaaaacattggggGGGATTCGAGGGGGTCGGGGATTGTTTCGGTGGAGTCTATTTTGGtgtgtcaggtaagagttgttttgtcaaagtatcaatcaaacctaatcataaataaagaagttatggaaattttagcaaaatttaataatttgaccttgagagtcaaggtcattcaaatgtcaaggtaaaattcaacttgccaggtacagtaccctgataatagcatgaaagtatttgaagtttgaaagcaatagccttgatactttagaagtaaagtggatctaaacacaaaatttaaccatatattcaaagttactaagtcaaaaaagggccattattccgtaaaaatgacaaccagagttatgcaacttgtccttactgtccccttatgatagtttgcgagtgttccaagtatgaaagcaatatctatgatactttaggagtaaagtggaccaaaacacaaaacttaaccaaattttcaatttctaagtataaagggcccataattccgttaaaatgccagtcagagttacataacttaacctgcacagtccccttatgatagttagtaagtgttgcaagtatgaaagcaatagctttgatacttttggaataaagtggacctaaacacaaaacttaaccaaatgttcaattttctaagtataaaaagggcacataattctggcaaaatgccagtcagagttacataactttgcctgcacagtccccttatgatagttagtaagtgttgcaagtatgaaagcactagctttgatactaaaggaataaaattgacctaaacacaaaacttaaccaaaattttcaattttcttagtataaaaagggcacataactctgtcaaaatgcacgccagagttatctaactttgccagCCCAgtgccctcatgatagtaagtaagttcaccaagtttgaatgcaatggcattgatactttatgagaaaagtggacctaaacgcaaaacttaaccggacgctgacgccaaggtgatgacaataggtcataattttttttcaaaaaaaagatgagctaaaaaaattgtatgcgcatggaaaggtgttttccagatacaaatgcataccaaataagaaagcaatatctgaagggacacagaagttatgagcctttttgaAAAGTGTGGCAACGCGGACGCCGCCGAAACCGCCGAAGCAAGTAACATCTATATGTCCCCTGACCATAGTTAGACGACACAATAAGTATTTCCGGGTCATAACGTATGTATGTATTAACACCATTGTTCATATCTTACactttttttcttgaaaataagtttatttttatttttattaatattataagtatCAATAATAGAGATTATctgcaatttaaataaaaaaaaatgcattaacctGAACAATAGCTACTTGCATCCTCGTAAATCTTTTTAACAAGTGATCCAGACAGGGCGTATTGGTACAGGACAATGCTTGAGGTGACATACAATGCTCCTTCATGGTAGGCAATGCCAAAAGCATCATGTGGTAACAGAAACTTCCTTCCCTTCTTCAGCTTCCAATTGCGCACAGAGATAAACtgtacatttttatcataagttacaGCAACCTCACTGGATGTGATTTGGCAAATGTCCCATGGATTACCAGGCACATCACAATGACTGGACACATTGTAATGCCGGTCCAACAACTTCACTTTCTTATTATTGAAATCTACGACAATGACCTGACCATTAGGAAGGCAGCAAATGCCAGTGATATTGCATAAGTAACTTGTGTCACTTGATATTCTAATAATGAACTCAGATTTCCTCCTCACTGTCATCACTTGGTCTGGACTCATCTTGAGAGACTGCATACTGTCTACAATCCTTCCTAGACTAGACTGTTGAGACAGGTATTTATCGATGTTACTGTTTGCTGTGAATATTATTGAACTCTGCACCTTCACAGATTTTTTCTTCAGATATGACTCAGACTCTTTTATTTTCTCAAGACATTTTCTGCTAGCTATGAACTCAATTTCTTTGTTGCTCTTATCACAAAGCACATTTACAGCATTACTGAGTTGTTTTAGTTCATCCTTTAGTCTGCTGCAGTTTTCAACATCTTCCTTGAGAGCAGTTTGCAATGTGGTCCTTATTTCGTCCAGTTCTTTCAAAGTTGTTTTTTCTAGTTCATCCAAAGCAGCATTTAATTTCTTGCGCATGTCTCTGATTTCGTTAAGTTTTTCACTCTATGAAACATCCACAGACTGAATGCTTGCCTCTTGTATACTCTTAAACTTATTTAGTTCATCTAAAATAGTTCGAAGGTTGATTTTCAACTGTTGCATATCCAAGGACATCTTTTTGACCAAGTCACAAATTAGAGAAACACTGGCACACTGTCTGAAACAGAAACATGAATCATAATCactacatgtaatatatatattcacacatatggccagttacggggtctctgatttagaaataggtcatgggtttcccactttaaacacatgtatctccatacccttttttatccgatattaacacgaattaaggtagaTAGGGGTatcttatatattaatatatataaatacgtcatttatttaatgtcttatacaaggaaatatatagcgaaattaATTTCGAGGTgtataaaatttcaatttcagacgtgattgtggttttcgatttaagaccttattgtgacattggattgcattacctcccctacatcCCCCTCctagtaattaaaggtgcctagaacgcggggttgtatacagaccccgttttttatattgacctcgtaagtatagtctgaaaactaccgagaccgcgtaactggcactatgtattagtatatatatatatatatatatatatatatatatatatatatatatatatatatatatatatatatatatatatatatatatatatatatatatattcggtcAGTAACAATATATAATGACCATGATTTGTGCAATATAGATAATGATTTTTAGCACAAAAACGTTAACCCGaattttcaactataaaaaaGGTAATCTCAGTGCCCCAGAAAAGCTGCGtgtctgcgtctttcacccttttaaaaacgcaaagaaatacaatatcaagcgtattgaaaacgcaacaaATTTGACGTTTACGCAAATTCGTTAAATttgatgcgtacaatacaatagcttcgatcgaaaatgctttgctaaTTTTCGGTATTTCCTCTTTGGAATTAGTATCGTAACGATGAGACACTTTCATTCAGCAAGAGCCTGGATGACGGAGAAGGAAAACAAAATCTTAACACTTCGACCATCTCCTGAGTCACCGTAAAGTTGCtactttatgcaataaaaagccggttgggtccagcgtgcaggaaaacagtcaaagttattcaaacgctctgcggactatgTTTCATAGTTAAAACAATGACCAAAATTATGTACGAAAACATACATGCGTTTTTttaatctgacttaatccgtcgctcattgtgcatgtatttttaaagcgtctgtactttcagtttctattacgatgcgaaataaaaatgtctaagagaggtcgaaagacgtccgtgATTGTTTTGCAAAAATATCAGTTGATCGCAAACTtattcgaaccaagaaagcaagagccaataagtgccgaatcggtttattatgatagtttacatttttattgaatcaatacaagtgtgcagcttcaacagaagtaaagcagcaattattttaaggtatgcatttttataactcatttcaccctatttcaagaatgaaatcaccctaattttcaaaatcagtgggtgaaaaccctatttcccaaataattatctggggcactgtcaCTGCAATCTGTTGTATATAGACATAAAGTAGTTAAATGGTACTTAAATTGagatgtattttttgttattgcAAGATAATTTGAATTATGATGCTATGAGATTAAATTGCATGAACATGGCAATGTTTATATGATAATTCTGGATCATGTGTGAAatttgaagcctttaaaaccaTTGTAAACTGTGAGCGTTTTTGCATAGacagttccaaggcggtgatctcAGTTTTTATGATGTGTTTACGTTTGTTTATAATGAACTTATGTGTGTTGTCCAGTGAATTTGTGTTGTGTATCACTGTttgaaaattgtttgttttaatatttaaaaaacattgccAGCTTTGTCTGTATCATCTAAGATTGGTGGATTTTTCCCCATCTTTTCCATGACTGTGTGTAACTAACCTGTGATTCAGAAAAGCACAATCAGAGCAACAAAGCTGACTGTGGTCCTGGCAAAACATTTTCAGTCCTTCATTCTTGTGGACATCACATTTCAGTAGTAAATCCTCCACTGCCTTTGTCAGAggccatttatttgtttcttcTCTCCCATGTTTGGAATGATTTGCATATAACTGATCATGTAGATTAATGCATTTTCTGCAGAAAAACTTCATACACGTTGTACAAAAATAATCAGCACTTTCTTCAAAA
This is a stretch of genomic DNA from Dreissena polymorpha isolate Duluth1 chromosome 7, UMN_Dpol_1.0, whole genome shotgun sequence. It encodes these proteins:
- the LOC127837321 gene encoding uncharacterized protein LOC127837321 yields the protein MRKKLNAALDELEKTTLKELDEIRTTLQTALKEDVENCSRLKDELKQLSNAVNVLCDKSNKEIEFIASRKCLEKIKESESYLKKKSVKVQSSIIFTANSNIDKYLSQQSSLGRIVDSMQSLKMSPDQVMTVRRKSEFIIRISSDTSYLCNITGICCLPNGQVIVVDFNNKKVKLLDRHYNVSSHCDVPGNPWDICQITSSEVAVTYDKNVQFISVRNWKLKKGRKFLLPHDAFGIAYHEGALYVTSSIVLYQYALSGSLVKKIYEDASSYCSVWKCAVSPAGDRIYVLNNTQHKVITLAIDGTLISTFVPALLSPFDVPELQSPYGVHVTSSGHVLVCGFGSKNVIQLDTEGRKKLATLVSLTDTMCGPMSVCYNMNTHQIIVGLDKNNQINVMELQ